In the genome of Raphanus sativus cultivar WK10039 chromosome 4, ASM80110v3, whole genome shotgun sequence, one region contains:
- the LOC108854811 gene encoding uncharacterized protein LOC108854811, which yields MDDWEAEDFQPLPAKVVLKSNWDDEDVDENDIKDSWEEEDEPVPPAPVVKPATEKAPKKAAAAAKCVEKKAKTVEASSKEEPLDPVAEKLRMQRLVEEADYQATAELFGAKTEEKSTDIFIPKSESDFLEYAEMVSRKLVPYEKSFHYIGLLKAVMRLSVANMKAADVKDVASSVTAIANEKLKAEKEAAAGKKKTGKKKQLHVDKPDDDLVSGPYGAMDDDDFM from the exons ATGGATGATTGGG AGGCTGAGGACTTTCAACCACTTCCTGCAAAAGTTGTACTCAAAAGTAACTGGGATGACGAGGATGTAGATGAGAATGACATCAAGGACTCctgggaggaggaggatgaacCTGTTCCTCCT gCACCTGTAGTAAAGCCTGCTACTGAGAAGGCTCCAAagaaagcagcagcagcagcaaagTGTGTGGAGAAGAAGGCTAAAACTGTTGAAGCTTCATCAAAGGAAGAACCTTTAGATCCTGTTGCTGAGAAACTTCGCATGCAGAG GCTAGTGGAGGAAGCTGATTACCAGGCAACTGCTGAACTCTTTGGAGCCAAGACTGAAGAAAAAAGTACCGATATTTTTATTCCCAAGTCTGAAAGCGATTTTTTGGAATATGCTGAAATGGTTTCTCGTAAACTTGTACCTTATGAG AAAAGCTTTCACTATATTGGGCTACTCAAAGCAGTGATGAGACTTTCTGTGGCTAATATGAAAGCAGCTGATGTTAAAGATGTTGCTTCCTCCGTTACTGCGATAGCAAACGAAAAACTCAAGGCAGAGAAAGAAGCTGCTGCTGGCAAAAAGAAGACAG GTAAGAAGAAGCAACTTCATGTGGATAAGCCTGACGATGATCTTGTTTCGGGTCCTTATGGCGCTATGGACGATGATGATTTCATGTAA